The DNA sequence AAGTTAATTCAAATGACGGTAGACTTAGAACGGGAAGGGCATAAGGTGCTAATGAATGAGGTATACAAGTATCCGACGATCCGTTCTTTGGCTCGTTATCTGAATGAAGCGGGTCAGCAAAACAGCACGGACATGTTAACGGCAGCCGATATTGAAGACAAGTTGCATGATGAAGCGGGGACGAAATGCCGTTTATGTGTCGTAGATGACGGTAATGAGCAGAAAAATGTGTTGTTTGTAGATGTAGATAAGGGAGCTAGCGGGGTAGCCAAGATTCGCCAACGGCTCAAATCGATGCAGCTTCCGGAAAAGTTTTTCCCGCACTATGTGCTACCACTCTCTCTGGCCAACAGTCCTTCCGACCGCATGAATATGGATCAATTAGTCGCGTTAGGGGCGTTAAGTGATTGTGAGAAGGGTATTTTGGAAGATTTGGACAAACGGCTTTCCATTGCGCAAAACGCGTTCAACCAAGCGATTGTGAGGCAACCCGTGTTGCAATGTTATGGGCTGAGCAATATTCAAAAAACGCATTTTCGCGGCAACGTCCGACTGCAACTGTATTTCATTGAGTTCCACGAAAATGTGGACGAGGAGCTATTGGAACGGGCATTTTGCGATGTAGTGGGCAGTCACGGGCTACTCCGTAGTTGTCTGTACAAACAGACGGGTGAGTATCGGTGGAAAGAGTTTGCACCGCCGCAAGAAACACCTCTACCGCGATTAGATCTATCGCTGCTTACTCCGGCAGCACAGTCTCGCGTGATGGACTTCTTGGCCAGGAGGGAATCGGAGGCAGACTTTAAAGTAGAGGGCATCCCAATGTATCACGTCACGTTGATTAAGCTGAACGAACGGCACTACAATTTGTTTTTCCAGTTTGATCACTCGATTTTCGACGTATCGTCGGGACAAGTGATTCGCCGTCAGCTTTTTCAGCGTTATAAGGATCTGCAACAAGGGAGCAGAAGGGCGATGGAAGTCTCAACTAGCTACCGGGACTACTTGAAGCAAATCCATCGAGGCCCAATAGGCATTACGGCGGAGGAATTGATCGCTCGCTTTAATTTGCGACAGTACACCGCGTACAACAAAATAGTGAGTGAAAAAATTGACCAACGCCCACTGGGCCGAATTCAACAATTACGCAGTAGTGTCGATTTATCACGCTTCAATTTCGATAAAAATGACCAAGATGGTCCCTTCGAAGTTGCGTTACAAATTTATATCCTCGTCATCTCGCGATTGTTGGAGCTGGATACCGTTCCTTTTGATCTTCTTTTTCAAAATCGTAGATACGAGAATAAGAACTTCGCGGATGTTGTCGGTCTCGTTCTAGATAGTGTGCCATTTGTCGTACCGGTCAATCGTGAGGAGCCGTCTCGCATGACAGCCGTCATTAGGGAGAACATTCAGCTCATCAACGACCATAACATCAATTTTCTCAACATGGCGTGGGATGACTCTTCAACGGTGCGCTGGGAAAAAGTGACGGAGGCAAGAAATACGAGCGCTACTTTTTATAGTCCGTTCCTGCTTAATTACGCGGGTAACGCTGAGCTTGAGTACGATAAGATTTGGGACTACAGCATGGAACAGCTGGACGACGACGGTCAAGCAAGACTAAATTACGCTGATTTTTACGGATTAGTGAAAGTGAGGAACAACAAACTGGACTTCCTCATTTTGTGTAAGTTCGAGCCACAGATGGAAAGGATCCGTCAACTATTTGACGAAGAGATAGCGCACTTAATAAAGATGCAAGTTAAGAAAAGAGCAGTGAGGGGTAACGTATGAGTCACTTTGATTTATTTTGTATACCTTACGCCGGGGGTTCCGCCAGTGCCATTTACGGTAAGTGGGTGCAGCACCTCGATCCGAAGATTAAGGTTCATCCGCTAGAGCTTGCCGGTCACGGGAGAAGGATGTCGGAGCCCTTTCACTCCTCGGTTAAAGCTGCGGTTGCAGATATGATGGAAACGATTCGTACGCGTATTTCCGAGCGACCCTATGCCGTGTACGGTCACAGTATGGGAACAGTGTTTGCCTATGAACTTGCTGTAGCGGTCCAAGCGGCTGGCCTTCCCCAGCCCCGTGTGCTGTTCCTATCTGGGCGCCAAGCGCCGCATTACATTTATAAAGATAGAGACATGCATCTTTTACCCGCCTCTGAATTTATAAAAAAAATTGAGCGGATCGGCGGCACGCCGCGTCAATTATTTGAGTCCGAGGAACTAGTTAAGATCTTTCTCCCTATTTTACGCGATGACTATCGCCTCATTGAGCAATATCGCTTTCAACCGCCTGGTACGAAACTTGATGCGGATATTGTATTTTTTTTCAGTGATAACGACCATTTGGTGGATCGGCTGGGTGTATTGGAATGGAAGCGTT is a window from the Numidum massiliense genome containing:
- a CDS encoding thioesterase II family protein — protein: MSHFDLFCIPYAGGSASAIYGKWVQHLDPKIKVHPLELAGHGRRMSEPFHSSVKAAVADMMETIRTRISERPYAVYGHSMGTVFAYELAVAVQAAGLPQPRVLFLSGRQAPHYIYKDRDMHLLPASEFIKKIERIGGTPRQLFESEELVKIFLPILRDDYRLIEQYRFQPPGTKLDADIVFFFSDNDHLVDRLGVLEWKRYTTRSFELHDFKGGHFFINEKGAEICDTINRKLKSYLAYSNHL